In Streptomyces sp. RFCAC02, the following proteins share a genomic window:
- a CDS encoding lactate utilization protein C: MRSRETVLGRVRRALADVPRDENPGDVPVVREYLRTHSPADAVETLAENLADYRALVHRTDAAGLPELIGRLLTRRGSGSVVVPPALPAQWLARTPQGVRRVQDTAELTPADLDAVDSVVTGCAVAIAETGTIVLDGSPDQGRRRITLVPDHHVCVVRVPDQVVDSVPHALPRLVPGRPQTWISGPSATSDIELDRVEGVHGPRTLEVVLVSA, from the coding sequence GTGAGAAGCAGGGAGACGGTCCTCGGCCGGGTACGCAGGGCACTCGCCGACGTGCCGCGCGACGAGAACCCCGGGGACGTACCGGTCGTGCGCGAGTATCTGCGCACCCACTCCCCCGCCGACGCGGTGGAGACCCTCGCCGAGAACCTGGCGGACTACCGCGCCCTCGTCCACCGGACGGACGCGGCCGGCCTCCCGGAGCTGATCGGCCGTCTGCTGACGCGGCGGGGCAGCGGTTCCGTCGTGGTGCCGCCCGCGCTGCCCGCGCAGTGGCTGGCGCGGACACCGCAGGGCGTGCGGCGCGTCCAGGACACGGCGGAGCTGACGCCGGCCGACCTGGACGCGGTGGACAGCGTGGTGACGGGGTGCGCGGTGGCGATCGCCGAGACGGGCACGATCGTCCTCGACGGATCGCCCGACCAGGGGCGCCGCCGGATCACGCTCGTCCCCGACCACCACGTGTGCGTCGTGCGGGTGCCGGACCAGGTGGTGGACTCGGTGCCGCACGCGCTGCCCCGGCTGGTCCCCGGCCGTCCGCAGACCTGGATCTCGGGTCCGTCGGCGACGAGCGACATCGAACTCGACCGCGTGGAGGGCGTGCACGGCCCCCGCACCCTGGAGGTCGTCCTCGTCAGCGCGTGA
- a CDS encoding lanthionine synthetase LanC family protein produces the protein MAHETAVPATDRDHIHRLAVRYLEAQAAAPGAAAHPGDPGIPVLAHLTGDDRATPAAVAAWARTAGRGPAHPALHDGGLAGTLVGLRLGAHTHPALRTAADRLAAHFGGRLPAYRTRDVAFPDYDLISGPAGTLLALCAIDPAPELLRPLTSHLTLLCDDPELPRLRTGQYERHPYLSWVHGRVNTGMGHGVAGVVTALTAVLRRTGPDGAVAAALARATRWLADRAYTDDRGIRTWPAAGTDHPPETTAQPRQAWCYGAPGVAWALWDAADALGDTAAADRAAADFTALAERYDTSFHLFGDTPGDRLGLCHGAAGVLAVADAFDRHARLPAAAGLKARLIRHLTDGIPAEPPTDWPADLLNGSPGALAALLTATSTTAPRTWLHCLGLR, from the coding sequence ATGGCGCACGAGACGGCCGTACCGGCCACCGACCGCGACCACATCCACCGCCTCGCCGTCCGATACCTGGAAGCCCAGGCCGCCGCCCCCGGCGCGGCCGCGCACCCCGGCGACCCCGGCATCCCCGTCCTCGCGCACCTGACCGGCGACGACCGCGCCACACCCGCGGCCGTCGCCGCCTGGGCGCGCACGGCAGGCCGCGGCCCCGCCCACCCCGCCCTGCACGACGGGGGACTCGCGGGCACCCTCGTCGGTCTGCGCCTCGGCGCGCACACCCACCCCGCCCTGCGCACGGCCGCCGACCGGCTCGCCGCCCATTTCGGCGGACGCCTCCCCGCGTACCGCACACGCGACGTCGCCTTCCCCGACTACGACCTGATCTCCGGACCGGCCGGCACCCTGCTCGCCCTGTGCGCCATCGACCCCGCCCCCGAACTGCTGCGCCCACTCACCTCCCACCTGACCCTCCTGTGCGACGACCCGGAACTGCCCCGGCTGCGCACCGGGCAGTACGAGCGGCACCCGTATCTCTCATGGGTGCACGGCCGCGTCAACACGGGGATGGGCCACGGTGTCGCCGGCGTCGTCACCGCGCTGACGGCGGTCCTGCGCCGCACCGGTCCCGACGGGGCCGTCGCTGCCGCGCTCGCCCGCGCCACCCGCTGGCTGGCCGACCGGGCGTACACCGACGACCGCGGCATCCGCACCTGGCCGGCCGCCGGCACCGACCACCCGCCGGAGACCACCGCCCAGCCGCGCCAGGCGTGGTGCTACGGCGCCCCCGGCGTCGCCTGGGCACTGTGGGACGCGGCCGACGCCCTCGGCGACACGGCGGCCGCCGACCGTGCCGCCGCGGACTTCACCGCCCTCGCCGAGCGGTACGACACGTCGTTCCACCTGTTCGGGGACACCCCGGGCGACCGTCTCGGACTGTGCCACGGCGCAGCGGGCGTCCTGGCCGTCGCCGACGCCTTCGACCGCCACGCCCGCCTGCCGGCCGCCGCCGGCCTGAAGGCGCGCCTCATCCGTCACCTGACGGACGGTATCCCCGCAGAGCCGCCCACCGACTGGCCCGCCGACCTGCTGAACGGCTCACCCGGCGCACTCGCCGCCCTGCTCACCGCCACCAGCACGACGGCCCCCCGCACCTGGCTGCACTGCCTCGGACTGCGCTGA
- a CDS encoding lantibiotic dehydratase gives MLAWRTVSSSPVMLAFLDSTAPGLAAEVERRLAAGQSWSDKQLRKRAAYLWRLLGRAAAKTTPRGWAGQIAALPVGPGHDGDGRLLPDGTALGALAAVAVENVHRVRARQTAADPCAADPETLIAPVPLRFTEPGASGPGHVRCYVTDPATPERLRQIVLRRTRALDTVLTLLADGPRPLAELEKDMLGALAPDGPPAAARVDALHGFLRHLITRGVLQICQAPRNHYGSWVPEGDITASGALPQPPGGAGQGGWFLDAYRRLAPAAAVSAHAADRVARGLRIAARIAALRDADNPPDTARHERPELAALTDHPRPLAEILAEALSRGTRPPAARRYAGWSPARDPDGGYARLLDHLDAAARSGATGVDIDDALLDSLGAPAADDHLPRWPLDCLLRPLAPPDGSGPVAVLETASPAGVIDARFADGLRALHGGYGNSDAHRAFLAAVEARTGVRFVDLLVPPLTERAANAVRRPPTTGWWTGDPDPTPYYGRTAGDMQYLPLDRITLRRSHGQVIAEADGRRIVPVYCASRSPLPPYDTLVRILLAAGHRAASYVIRLDSLDAAFPGRPRLPRLTAGGDLVIAPATWRIDVERLWRRDDDPLTKVRTLAPLRRAAGLPRHAFVRTAPGGKPVPVDLASLTAVHIIDRLRAGQPGRELLVEEMLPAPGELPLRDPLHGGAAVAAQLVLRLPHDRDAASAAADVPVGGDPRNVPGPPARRPAGAINTR, from the coding sequence GTGCTCGCCTGGCGCACCGTGTCGTCGAGCCCCGTGATGCTCGCCTTCCTCGACAGCACGGCCCCCGGGCTCGCCGCCGAGGTCGAACGCCGCCTGGCGGCCGGGCAGTCCTGGTCCGACAAGCAGTTGCGCAAGCGCGCCGCGTACCTGTGGCGCCTCCTGGGCCGCGCCGCCGCCAAGACGACGCCCCGCGGCTGGGCCGGGCAGATCGCGGCGCTCCCGGTCGGCCCCGGGCACGACGGCGACGGGCGGCTCCTGCCCGACGGCACCGCCCTCGGCGCCCTCGCCGCCGTGGCCGTGGAGAACGTGCACCGTGTCCGCGCCCGGCAGACCGCCGCCGACCCGTGCGCCGCCGACCCGGAGACCCTGATCGCTCCCGTCCCTCTGCGCTTCACCGAGCCGGGCGCGTCCGGCCCGGGACACGTGCGCTGCTACGTCACCGATCCGGCCACGCCGGAGCGGCTCCGGCAGATCGTGCTGCGCCGCACCCGCGCCCTGGACACCGTCCTGACCCTCCTCGCGGACGGGCCGCGCCCGCTCGCCGAACTGGAGAAGGACATGCTGGGCGCGCTCGCCCCGGACGGCCCCCCGGCGGCGGCCCGCGTCGACGCACTGCACGGATTCCTGCGGCACCTCATCACCCGTGGTGTCCTGCAGATCTGTCAGGCACCCCGGAATCACTACGGCTCCTGGGTCCCCGAGGGCGACATCACGGCCTCCGGTGCCCTGCCGCAGCCACCGGGGGGAGCGGGACAGGGCGGCTGGTTCCTCGACGCGTACCGTCGCCTCGCCCCCGCCGCCGCGGTGTCCGCGCACGCCGCCGACCGTGTGGCGCGCGGCCTGCGGATCGCGGCGCGTATCGCCGCCCTGCGGGATGCGGACAACCCGCCGGACACGGCGCGCCACGAACGGCCGGAACTGGCCGCGCTCACCGACCACCCCCGTCCCCTCGCCGAGATCCTGGCCGAGGCGCTGTCCCGGGGCACCCGGCCGCCCGCCGCACGCCGCTACGCGGGCTGGTCCCCGGCCCGCGACCCGGACGGCGGCTACGCCCGCCTGCTGGACCACCTGGACGCCGCCGCCCGTTCCGGCGCCACGGGCGTCGACATCGACGACGCGCTGCTGGACAGCCTGGGCGCCCCCGCTGCCGATGACCACCTGCCGCGCTGGCCCCTCGACTGCCTGCTGCGCCCGCTCGCCCCACCGGACGGCAGCGGACCCGTGGCCGTGCTGGAGACCGCGTCGCCCGCCGGAGTGATCGACGCCCGGTTCGCCGACGGTCTCCGCGCGCTCCACGGCGGCTACGGCAACAGCGACGCCCACCGCGCATTCCTGGCCGCCGTCGAGGCCCGCACGGGCGTCCGGTTCGTCGACCTCCTCGTGCCCCCGCTCACCGAGCGCGCGGCCAACGCCGTGCGCCGCCCGCCGACCACCGGGTGGTGGACCGGCGACCCGGACCCCACGCCGTACTACGGACGGACCGCCGGCGACATGCAGTACCTCCCGCTGGACCGCATCACCCTGCGCCGCAGCCATGGACAGGTCATCGCCGAGGCGGACGGCCGCCGCATCGTCCCGGTGTACTGCGCCAGCCGGTCCCCCCTGCCGCCCTACGACACACTGGTCCGCATCCTGCTCGCAGCGGGCCACCGGGCGGCGTCGTACGTGATCCGGCTCGACTCCCTGGACGCCGCGTTCCCCGGGCGGCCCCGGCTGCCGCGTCTCACCGCGGGCGGTGACCTCGTCATCGCCCCCGCCACTTGGCGGATCGACGTGGAACGCCTGTGGCGGCGGGACGACGATCCGCTCACCAAGGTCCGCACGCTCGCCCCGCTGCGCCGCGCCGCCGGCCTGCCGCGCCACGCGTTCGTGCGCACGGCCCCCGGCGGGAAGCCCGTACCGGTGGACCTCGCGTCCCTGACCGCCGTCCACATCATCGACCGGCTGCGCGCCGGACAGCCGGGCCGTGAACTCCTCGTCGAGGAGATGCTGCCAGCCCCCGGCGAACTGCCGCTGCGCGACCCGCTGCACGGGGGCGCGGCCGTCGCCGCGCAGCTCGTGCTCCGTCTCCCGCACGACCGTGACGCCGCGTCGGCCGCCGCCGACGTCCCGGTGGGCGGCGACCCGAGAAACGTCCCCGGCCCGCCCGCGCGGCGGCCCGCCGGGGCGATCAACACCCGCTGA
- a CDS encoding thiopeptide-type bacteriocin biosynthesis protein: protein MRRRRARRVLRRPPLPADGAGYAAARRAFLAAGLAALREHLPDAGWVQLNLTPDASGPAGLHRRLAAAAGETLGSGLARDFFFMHKPPGVRARFRAAEPSLAGDLRTVLLRHLTPDQGAAAGQRPVATVYEPETYLFGGPRSMPHVHTLFTADSLAWLDLHTGAAGGQPPAAWRVSLTLLRTVFDRLGIDGWEHRGVWQAVRDETGRRLPGGLHDTALRRVADGIRAHWAEGAEAQLAALPEAWRNVLGPRLDGVARAAEQWRTRYFASGEATVGPRRAAAHHVIFHWNRGLVSTARQCLLTEALAADGHEGTE, encoded by the coding sequence TTGCGCCGACGACGCGCGCGCCGGGTCCTTCGGCGCCCTCCCCTCCCGGCCGACGGCGCCGGCTACGCGGCGGCGCGCCGGGCCTTCCTCGCCGCGGGGCTCGCGGCACTGCGCGAGCATCTGCCCGACGCGGGCTGGGTGCAGCTCAACCTGACGCCCGACGCGTCCGGTCCGGCCGGGCTCCACAGGCGGCTCGCCGCGGCCGCGGGGGAGACGCTGGGCAGCGGGCTGGCGCGCGACTTCTTCTTCATGCACAAGCCACCCGGGGTCCGCGCGCGGTTCCGCGCCGCGGAGCCGTCGCTGGCCGGCGACCTGCGCACCGTCCTCCTGCGCCACCTGACCCCCGATCAGGGGGCCGCGGCCGGTCAGCGGCCCGTCGCCACCGTGTACGAACCCGAGACGTACCTCTTCGGCGGACCCCGCTCGATGCCCCATGTGCACACCCTGTTCACCGCCGACTCCCTGGCCTGGCTCGACCTCCACACGGGCGCGGCCGGCGGGCAGCCGCCCGCGGCCTGGCGCGTCTCGCTGACGCTGCTGCGGACCGTGTTCGACCGGCTGGGCATCGACGGCTGGGAGCACCGCGGCGTGTGGCAGGCCGTGCGGGACGAGACGGGCCGCCGCCTGCCCGGCGGACTGCACGACACCGCCCTGCGGCGCGTGGCCGACGGCATCCGCGCCCACTGGGCCGAGGGCGCCGAGGCCCAGCTCGCCGCGCTCCCCGAAGCCTGGCGGAACGTCCTCGGGCCGCGGCTCGACGGCGTGGCACGGGCGGCGGAGCAGTGGCGCACCCGCTACTTCGCGTCGGGCGAGGCCACCGTCGGTCCGCGCCGTGCCGCCGCCCACCACGTGATCTTCCACTGGAACCGCGGCCTGGTCTCCACAGCACGGCAGTGCCTGCTCACCGAGGCACTCGCCGCCGACGGCCACGAGGGGACGGAGTGA
- a CDS encoding questin oxidase family protein, whose protein sequence is MTTEGTPPGDTTGTLDEAWERLHRTGPEFEGWLSNHAPMAVEALVRHGQAARVHRWLDAYRPRLEDRPGRYGRVTADNWRTALGDPRHLTDWSVHFAEQLEEAPWREVLAVWWPRLLPGITASATHGVIRVGHAVRGLLDGGETAPRVAELAHALGYWAARHRVLPSAVAPLPSPVPADAALRVVRRVPDPSGGVNHRLGQITALPAWPDGDGGAERARERLRELVGAAVGHYATHAHGNPVMLVHAATAPNAVLRVLPALPREMWAASTAAAWTASAGIVAAYAPAEERPAPADAARITADGLFERAADHGDEHAIKLADTALDVLAQNPGTGNDLPLAAGLRAVDMIPPGL, encoded by the coding sequence ATGACGACCGAGGGAACGCCGCCGGGCGACACGACGGGCACGCTGGACGAGGCGTGGGAGCGACTGCACCGGACCGGCCCCGAGTTCGAGGGCTGGCTGAGCAACCACGCACCGATGGCGGTGGAGGCACTGGTGCGGCACGGGCAGGCCGCGCGCGTGCACCGCTGGCTGGACGCGTACCGCCCCCGGCTGGAGGACCGGCCGGGACGGTACGGGCGGGTGACGGCCGACAACTGGCGTACGGCGCTGGGTGATCCCCGCCATCTCACGGACTGGTCCGTCCACTTCGCCGAGCAGCTCGAGGAGGCGCCGTGGCGCGAGGTGCTCGCCGTCTGGTGGCCGCGGCTGCTGCCGGGGATCACCGCGAGCGCCACGCACGGGGTGATCCGGGTCGGGCACGCGGTGCGCGGGCTGCTCGACGGCGGGGAGACGGCGCCGCGTGTCGCGGAGCTGGCGCACGCGCTCGGGTACTGGGCGGCACGCCACCGCGTCCTGCCGTCGGCCGTCGCGCCGCTCCCCTCACCGGTCCCGGCGGACGCGGCGCTGCGCGTGGTGCGGCGCGTCCCCGATCCCTCGGGCGGCGTGAACCACCGGCTCGGCCAGATCACGGCCCTGCCCGCCTGGCCCGACGGCGACGGCGGCGCCGAGCGGGCCCGCGAGCGGCTGCGGGAGCTGGTCGGCGCGGCCGTCGGCCACTACGCGACCCACGCCCACGGGAACCCGGTGATGCTGGTGCACGCGGCGACCGCTCCGAACGCCGTCCTGCGGGTGTTGCCCGCCCTGCCGCGGGAGATGTGGGCGGCGAGCACGGCCGCGGCCTGGACGGCGAGCGCGGGGATCGTCGCCGCCTACGCCCCGGCGGAGGAGCGTCCGGCTCCGGCGGACGCGGCGCGGATCACGGCGGACGGACTCTTCGAACGCGCGGCGGACCACGGGGACGAGCACGCGATCAAGCTGGCGGACACGGCGCTCGACGTCCTGGCACAGAACCCCGGGACCGGAAACGACCTGCCGCTCGCCGCCGGACTGCGGGCCGTCGACATGATCCCCCCGGGGCTCTGA
- a CDS encoding FG-GAP repeat protein: MPHAARRRIALATVLSLGFLPLAAGPAHAEPDPGTPLPVIPVPDDFDGDGYGDLVVAAPDAGVAGKAGAGAVTVLYGSAPGTDGTRHQLLTQDSPGVPGTAAAGNAFGHSVAAGDLDGDGYTDLAVGAPYETVGDAPETGSVTIMWGSPDGLVAGTAVPPVGVPGESCQWGLTLLADEMTNAGAQDLSVGGACSSAFLDGPFTRDGVPESVLTEDSPGVPGATGTVDHETWAERVLLPGPTDNSPGGRVWLDNWVDGQMVRTFLNSGDRAQGTSAAIADTNLDGYGDLVLGNSYDGLAQWPVGGHITVLKGWSSGPSAANSYRLHEGSAGLQAEYGDAFGASVSTGDVNGDGYADVAVGVPGRTVGGQSDAGVVVVFYSTGGGPTGTGAQTFDAGQFGGGQAVQAGAGFGRTVRLADRDGDGRAELTVGAPGQDGVGCVWTADAGGDGRLTADGASAVCGDDVGLDAQGSGFGSVLTP; this comes from the coding sequence GTGCCGCACGCCGCTCGCCGACGGATCGCCCTCGCGACCGTCCTCTCCCTGGGGTTCCTCCCTCTCGCCGCCGGTCCCGCCCACGCCGAACCCGATCCCGGGACCCCGCTCCCCGTCATCCCGGTCCCGGACGACTTCGACGGCGACGGCTACGGCGACCTGGTCGTCGCCGCACCCGATGCCGGCGTGGCGGGGAAGGCCGGCGCCGGCGCCGTCACCGTCCTCTACGGTTCGGCCCCGGGCACGGACGGCACACGGCACCAACTGCTCACGCAGGACAGCCCCGGTGTCCCCGGCACCGCGGCGGCCGGCAACGCCTTCGGCCACAGCGTCGCCGCCGGTGATCTGGACGGTGACGGATACACGGACCTGGCCGTGGGAGCACCGTACGAGACAGTCGGCGACGCTCCGGAGACCGGCAGCGTGACCATCATGTGGGGAAGCCCGGACGGCCTCGTGGCGGGCACCGCCGTGCCCCCCGTGGGAGTCCCCGGCGAGAGCTGCCAGTGGGGCCTGACTCTGCTCGCCGACGAGATGACCAACGCCGGCGCGCAGGACCTCAGCGTCGGCGGTGCCTGCTCCTCCGCGTTCCTCGACGGTCCGTTCACCCGCGACGGAGTGCCCGAGTCGGTCCTGACGGAGGACTCCCCCGGCGTCCCGGGCGCCACCGGCACCGTGGACCACGAGACCTGGGCCGAACGCGTCCTGCTGCCCGGCCCCACCGACAACTCGCCCGGCGGACGGGTCTGGCTGGACAACTGGGTGGACGGACAGATGGTCCGCACGTTCCTCAACAGCGGCGACCGGGCGCAGGGCACATCGGCCGCCATCGCCGACACCAACCTGGACGGCTACGGCGACCTGGTTCTCGGCAACTCGTACGACGGCCTCGCGCAGTGGCCGGTCGGTGGCCACATCACCGTCCTCAAGGGCTGGTCGAGCGGTCCTTCGGCGGCCAACTCCTACCGCCTGCACGAGGGCAGTGCCGGCCTGCAGGCCGAGTACGGGGACGCGTTCGGCGCCTCCGTCAGCACGGGTGACGTCAACGGCGACGGATACGCGGACGTGGCTGTGGGCGTCCCCGGCAGGACCGTCGGCGGGCAGTCGGACGCCGGCGTGGTCGTCGTGTTCTACAGCACGGGCGGCGGCCCGACCGGCACCGGCGCCCAGACGTTCGACGCGGGGCAGTTCGGCGGCGGGCAGGCCGTGCAGGCGGGGGCGGGTTTCGGCCGCACCGTGCGGCTGGCCGACCGCGACGGCGACGGCCGGGCCGAACTGACCGTCGGCGCGCCGGGCCAGGACGGCGTGGGATGCGTGTGGACCGCCGACGCCGGCGGTGACGGGCGCCTCACCGCCGACGGCGCGTCCGCCGTCTGCGGTGACGACGTCGGCCTCGACGCCCAGGGCAGCGGGTTCGGAAGCGTGCTGACTCCCTAG
- a CDS encoding O-acetyl-ADP-ribose deacetylase has protein sequence MTTLVRVRGDITEQHTDAIVNAANSSLLGGGGVDGAIHRRGGPEILAECRALRASRLGRGLPAGRAVATTAGRLPARWVIHTVGPVHSATEDRSELLASCYRASLRVADELGARTVAFPAVSAGVYRWPLDDAARIAVETVRAARTRVEEVRFVLFGEAADAAFAARLG, from the coding sequence ATGACCACTCTCGTACGGGTCCGCGGGGACATCACCGAGCAGCACACGGACGCGATCGTGAACGCCGCGAACTCGTCGCTGCTCGGCGGCGGCGGGGTGGACGGCGCGATCCACCGCCGGGGCGGCCCCGAGATCCTGGCGGAGTGCCGGGCCCTGCGGGCCTCCCGGCTGGGCCGCGGCCTCCCGGCGGGCCGGGCCGTCGCCACGACCGCCGGGCGCCTGCCCGCCCGCTGGGTCATCCACACCGTCGGGCCGGTCCACTCCGCCACCGAGGACCGATCGGAACTCCTCGCGTCCTGCTATCGCGCGTCGCTGCGCGTCGCCGACGAACTCGGGGCGCGGACGGTCGCCTTCCCCGCCGTCTCCGCCGGCGTCTACCGCTGGCCGCTCGACGACGCCGCGCGCATCGCCGTGGAGACGGTGCGCGCGGCACGGACCCGGGTCGAGGAGGTCAGATTCGTGCTCTTCGGCGAGGCGGCCGACGCGGCGTTCGCCGCACGCCTCGGCTAG
- a CDS encoding ThuA domain-containing protein yields the protein MSAPRIVVYSRTTGFRHDSIPAGVAAFRELAAERDIAVTATEDVDTFTAALPGSRAVVFLSTSGEVLTDGARDALRAHLARGGGFVGVHGASTTEYDWSWYGENVVGAVFDGHPPLQDGTVIVEDRDHPATAHLDERWRVTDEWYDFTSNPRGPGVRVLARADETTYSGGKMGADHPLVWCHERAGGRSFYTALGHRAESYGDRVFRRHLLGGLLWAARLSEEA from the coding sequence ATGAGCGCACCCCGCATCGTCGTGTACTCCCGCACCACCGGGTTCCGCCACGACTCCATCCCCGCCGGCGTCGCCGCGTTCCGCGAACTGGCGGCCGAGCGCGACATCGCCGTCACGGCCACGGAGGACGTCGACACTTTCACCGCCGCCCTGCCCGGCAGCCGTGCCGTCGTGTTCCTCTCGACCAGCGGCGAGGTCCTCACCGACGGCGCGCGGGACGCCCTGCGCGCCCACCTCGCCCGGGGCGGCGGCTTCGTCGGCGTGCACGGCGCGTCGACCACCGAGTACGACTGGTCCTGGTACGGCGAGAACGTCGTCGGCGCCGTCTTCGACGGCCACCCGCCGCTCCAGGACGGCACGGTGATCGTCGAGGACCGCGACCACCCCGCCACGGCGCACCTCGACGAGCGCTGGCGGGTCACCGACGAGTGGTACGACTTCACGAGCAACCCGCGCGGTCCGGGCGTCCGGGTCCTCGCGCGCGCGGACGAGACGACGTACAGCGGTGGGAAGATGGGCGCCGACCACCCGCTGGTGTGGTGTCACGAACGCGCCGGGGGCCGCTCGTTCTACACGGCGCTCGGCCACCGGGCGGAGTCTTACGGGGACCGGGTCTTCCGCCGCCACCTGCTGGGCGGCCTCCTGTGGGCGGCCCGCCTGTCCGAGGAGGCGTGA
- a CDS encoding DUF2332 domain-containing protein: MAREQVAQVFSRQAEACAHLGSPLYAALLRRVAQDIREGGPCADAVTGREDGPEDDALPLRLMAGAHALALTGRAPALAEHYPSAGGVLDPEAPDAGWPALRDAVAEHPRWIADWLSRPPQTNEVGRANLLLAGLLYTVPAAQRPVRLFELGSSAGLNLRAEQFRYVSGDFAWGPVDSAVRLTDAWDGEVPDWLRAGAERHQALRIVERRGCDPSPIDPLSADGSLALRAYLWPDQAERVRRLEGALRIAAKVPATVEGAGAAEFLSSVDLEPGTLTVVWHSVMRQYVPADEWAGVTDELARLAAAATDEAGFAYLSFEPREVAGRAGFWLAARSGAGPERLLASARPHGLPARWPGPGE, from the coding sequence ATGGCCCGTGAACAGGTTGCCCAGGTCTTCAGCCGGCAGGCCGAAGCCTGTGCCCACCTCGGCTCGCCGCTGTACGCGGCGCTGCTGCGGCGGGTGGCGCAGGACATCCGCGAGGGTGGCCCGTGCGCCGACGCCGTCACGGGCCGCGAGGACGGCCCCGAGGACGACGCCCTGCCGCTGCGGCTCATGGCCGGGGCGCACGCCCTGGCCCTCACCGGACGTGCCCCGGCGCTGGCGGAGCACTACCCGAGCGCGGGCGGCGTCCTCGATCCGGAGGCGCCGGACGCGGGCTGGCCCGCGCTGCGCGACGCCGTGGCGGAGCACCCGCGGTGGATCGCCGACTGGCTGAGCCGCCCGCCGCAGACGAACGAGGTCGGCCGGGCGAATCTGCTGCTGGCCGGGCTGCTGTACACCGTGCCGGCCGCCCAGCGTCCGGTACGGCTGTTCGAGCTGGGGTCGAGCGCGGGCCTGAACCTGCGGGCCGAGCAGTTCCGCTACGTCTCGGGCGACTTCGCCTGGGGTCCGGTGGACTCGGCCGTGCGGCTGACCGACGCGTGGGACGGCGAGGTCCCCGACTGGCTGCGCGCCGGGGCGGAGCGGCACCAGGCGCTGCGGATCGTCGAGCGGCGCGGCTGCGACCCCTCCCCGATCGACCCGCTGTCGGCCGACGGGTCGCTCGCGCTGCGCGCCTACCTGTGGCCCGACCAGGCGGAGCGCGTACGCCGCCTGGAGGGCGCGCTGCGCATAGCGGCCAAGGTCCCGGCGACGGTGGAGGGGGCCGGGGCCGCGGAGTTCCTGTCGTCGGTGGACCTCGAACCGGGGACGCTGACGGTCGTGTGGCACTCGGTGATGCGGCAGTACGTGCCGGCGGACGAGTGGGCGGGCGTGACGGACGAGCTGGCGCGGCTCGCCGCCGCGGCGACGGACGAGGCGGGGTTCGCGTACCTGTCGTTCGAGCCGCGCGAGGTCGCGGGCCGCGCGGGCTTCTGGCTCGCGGCGCGCTCGGGCGCCGGGCCGGAGCGGCTGCTCGCGTCGGCCCGCCCGCACGGGCTGCCCGCCCGCTGGCCGGGTCCCGGGGAATGA
- a CDS encoding PPOX class F420-dependent oxidoreductase, with protein sequence MTDSEWRSFLASGTRTGKLATVRAGGAPHVAPVWFVLDGDDIVLTTGRDTVKGRNLARDGRAALCVDDERAPYAFVTVTGPVTLSEDLPELLLWATRIAERYMGPDQAEEYGARNGVPGELLVRLRAERVTAQAAVAD encoded by the coding sequence ATGACGGACAGTGAGTGGCGGTCGTTCCTGGCGTCGGGGACGCGGACGGGCAAGCTGGCGACGGTACGGGCGGGCGGCGCGCCGCATGTCGCCCCGGTGTGGTTCGTGCTGGACGGCGACGACATCGTCCTGACGACCGGCCGGGACACCGTGAAGGGCCGCAATCTGGCGCGCGACGGACGCGCCGCGCTGTGCGTGGACGACGAACGGGCGCCGTACGCGTTCGTCACGGTCACGGGGCCGGTCACACTGAGTGAGGACCTGCCGGAGCTGCTGCTGTGGGCGACGCGGATCGCCGAGCGCTACATGGGTCCCGACCAGGCCGAGGAGTACGGCGCGCGCAACGGCGTGCCGGGGGAGCTGCTGGTGCGGCTGCGGGCGGAGCGGGTGACGGCGCAGGCCGCGGTCGCCGACTGA
- a CDS encoding VOC family protein encodes MSAGVQPARFPARFKDLALDATDHQALADWWCAAMGYERVPPAAGAADRPRSWPVPIQDPAGFGPLIWFNPVAEPKTVKNRMHLDVTGDPEALIALGATLVRRRGEGTEWDVLADPEGNEFCVFEPRRQTPAPAARARLAGDTAV; translated from the coding sequence ATGTCAGCAGGAGTTCAGCCGGCACGTTTCCCGGCACGCTTCAAGGACCTGGCGCTGGACGCCACCGATCACCAGGCGCTCGCGGACTGGTGGTGCGCCGCGATGGGGTACGAGCGGGTCCCGCCGGCGGCGGGCGCGGCGGACCGGCCGCGCTCCTGGCCGGTCCCGATCCAGGACCCGGCGGGGTTCGGACCCCTGATCTGGTTCAACCCGGTGGCCGAGCCGAAGACGGTGAAGAACCGCATGCACCTCGATGTGACGGGTGACCCGGAGGCGCTGATCGCGCTCGGGGCGACACTGGTCAGGCGGCGGGGCGAGGGGACGGAGTGGGACGTTCTGGCCGATCCCGAGGGCAATGAGTTCTGTGTGTTCGAGCCGAGGCGGCAGACGCCGGCGCCCGCCGCGCGCGCCCGGCTGGCCGGTGACACGGCCGTGTGA